The DNA window TGGAATATTCACTTTTATATCTTTGAAGAGATTGGAGCTTTGAAAGTTGAAATATAAAGATTTACATTTTTTCATAGtggtatttttttaaaaaaaatgtaaaagaagaaatatttcATAAAAATATGTACACTACAACTAATATATGCAAAACTACAAGGAAAACAGGATTGAACAGCATTAGCTTTATCTGCAATAGTAATATTAAGATCAAAGAAGCTAATAAGAAAACCAACAATGCGAACTCAATGTGTATAGAAGTATAGTTCATTGATAGTAAGTATCATCAAATATGTATGTGACGTGAAAATCTGTTCAATAGTTTACCTAAATATTTGGAAACATCAAACCATattaactcaaaaaaaaaaccatattAATTTCAAAACTTCTAAATTTTCGCCTTAGGATAATATTGTGTTCTAATCAATTAGATTCTATTGTCATATGATATCATTCACTGATTCACTCATATAGATCAAGAGCATAAATTCAGCGGCTTGTAATAATAACCTCCATTCCCCCCAAAGCAAacgggaaaaagaaaaagatataaaGATAAAATTAGAAGAAAGGGAATATATAAAGTTTGTGAGAATATAGAAAGATATACCTTAACGTCCATTCAAACAACTCCATCATAGATTCTTTTTCTATTAATAATGAGGACAAATCTTTGTATCCTGTAAAATATGCTCAGAAAtaattattcaaaatatacatttgCGACACTTAGGAAACTAAATTTAGTGAAGTGAGACAAATGTGCTTAGAAAtaattattcaaaatatacattcTCGACCCTTAGGGAAACTAAGTCTAGTGAAGTGAGACAAAATTAAAAGGGTTGGTTGAAAATAGAGTTAGATATTAGTACCTTTAAATCCACAGGAGCTTCAAAATTCTCTATAGCTCTCGGCGTTGTTTGGACTTCCTTAAGCAATGAGGCATCCAAATTTCCGGAACACAATTTCTTCAACTTTGGGCAACTCATTATGAACAATTTAGAGAGTAGGGGAAATTTAAACTCATAATCCTCCCAGTGACTGCCACCAAAGCTTCGAAGATTCTCAAGATCTTCCAACCACAAAGAGTTTAATTTAAGAAACACGAACTCCTTGCTGATTCTTTCCTGTGCAATTTCTCCATGTTTTCTAGCATCATGTTGCTGAGCATTATCTTCTTGGCTGACCTCTTCATCTTCCTCACCTATAACTCCACACATTTTCGAGCACCTACGAACTTTCAGTTCCTCAAGACTTATGAGCATGGTAGCCACACTAGGAGGATGAAACAAATAGTTTAAAGGGCAATAGTCTACACGTATACTTCTTAAACTTTGGAATATTCGAACCCCTTTAGGAAAATTCCTCCAAATATGGGTTAGCCTTGGACAGGCAAATAAGTTCAGTGACTCTAATTTGGGAAGAATTTCAAGTCCCATTTTTGATAGCATATTAGGAACTTTTAGACCCTCAAAGTCAATAAGGAATTCCATATTACCCCACCACCGCTCAAGTGTTTGCAAGTTTtgtaacagtgaaacagtatCAGCTTTGGCAATGCATCGGATAGAGTCACCATGGTAGAGATGCATAGATTTTAAGTTGTCAAGAGACTTGCTAGCCATTTTACCTCCTATTAGTAGTTCGGGGCCATCACCAGGACTATTTATCTCTAGTATTTTCAAGCCAGGGAGTGAAACCTGGAAAATCTGGTAAAACTTAGCGTAGCCCACCCCATGATGTTGATTACAAAACGCAAAATGCAGTTACAGTAGTGTTTGGATTACCTGTCGTTATGCATAGATGGGTGTGTTCGTGTGTCAAAGAATCTTTAACAAAAAAACTAATTTGTCGATTATGACCTTTACTAGCACCAAAAACCCAATTTTCGTTAATGATGAAGGCCTAAAATGTAACTGATGAAAcattgattttgaaaatataatTAACATATTGTAAAAGAAAGTACTCGAGCGTATTTTTAGTGTTTACCAGAATTCAACTATATCATATAATTATTACACAAATAGATAAGAGAGGAGATACctggtaaaaaaaaaaccccgGCTTTATTATCTTTGGAGCCGAAGCCCATCAAGTTTGTCCACTTAAGTGTCAAGACTTTGAGTTGGGGTAGCTCAAGTACTTCCTCTTTCAAACTTTCCTCCCTCAAAACAATGCTCTCCAAATTTTTACAGTCATAAGCTACTAACTTCTAGAGTTTCATTAGACATTTCATTGTTGATTGTGAGAAGAGAGTTGTAATTTGAGCACAGTTTCTTACCTCAATAGATTTGAGGTTGCAAAATGATGGAGGTTCGATTGGCCCCTTCCACAAAAACTCCAAAGCACTTACATAATTAAGTTCCACCTCTTGGAGTTGACTGAAGCACCAAGGTGGAAGAAATCCATACCATATTTTGTTCAACTTCAGATCTCTTAACTTCATggacaccaaattttcaaaaacatgTCGAGCAATAGGATTGGCGGCAGAATCAATGAGACATTCATATTGTCCTTTGATCAGATCAAGCTTTTTCAAGTAGATAAATCCATTTCCACCCAAGTGAGGCACAATATTTCTCAAGCATGATGATCCAGAAAGATCCAAAGTGAGATTCTCAGCTCTCTTGATAATGCTAGTAACTTTAGGATCAAACATTTGTTTCAATGCTTCAGCGCTAGACAAATCATCCAATGGTTCGTCATGAGAGAAATAAAGTTCGAAGCTATTCTGAAATTGGTAGTTTCTGCTGAGATCTAACGATTTTCTTCCATACTTACCTACTATAATATGAAATCTTGACAGTTTCTGAgtatcaaattcctgcaatagTAGAAGTAGGAGGTTAAGGTCACATAAATCAATTTGGAGACATGTGAGGTTAGAGATTGATGAGATTTCTTTAAGGCATCCTCTTTCCTCTTCTTTATCTCTCCCTAGCTGCAACTGACAATGAAACCCCAAATACAATTCTTCTAGTTTCTTCAAGCTCGACAAGATACCAACAGGCAAGGGGTGGAGGCTATTTTCAACCCGCAAATCCAACAACTTTAAATTGCTCGGCCAAGTAATTTTAGCTGGAAACCGATCATCCTGAATTTCGGATGCAAAGAGGCTCAAAGTTTCCAATTGCATCATCTGTCCAAGCATTGATGACATTCCAGCGCCCAAGTAACAACTATCCAGGCACAGTGTCCGAAGACTCCTTAACATTTGGCTAGGCCATGATACTGCAAATTCTATATGGAAGAAGTTTAAATCCATGACCTTGAGAGCTTGCATTCCTAAGAAAGAATCTTTTGGCAGGTCCAATTTCCCTAATTCGAATGGCCAATCGAATTGGAATACCAAACGCAATAGCATAAGCCTTGGATATACCTTGCAAAATGGAAGTAGATTATGATTGGAATCTTGCGATATTAGTGAAATTGCCGTGTATGAATTCTTTTCTCCCACTCCAGCATTGCTCACTAAAAACTCATGCTCTGCTTTTGATGCAATTGACAAGCAAACCTCTCGCACAACATCATGTAATTTTACATAGTCTTCTTTTTCACCATCATTTAGCAACAAATAGGAGCTTTCTAACTCATCAACCAGCATGTCTACTTTGTCTCTTGCATCTCTCAATGTCTCCGTATCTTGGAACAGCTGTAGCCCTTGTCCATACCTAACCAAGTCTTCGATTGGAATACTATGATCCTCTGGAAATAAACTACAAAGCAAAAGTAGGTACTTAGCTTCAGCAGTTTCCAAATGATTATAGCTCAATTCAATTCGTGAAAACACCAAATCTTGAACTCCTTTTAGGTTTCCCATTCTGTCCTTTCTTAGTTGTCGAAGGGCACGATTCCAGGATTCTAGTGTATGATTGCTCCTTAATGCCCTAGCAACAACAACGATTGCAAGAGGTAAACCTTTGCATTCCCCTTCAACCTGTTTCACAACATCATTCAAAATGAAATCATCAGAAATTCATGCCTTCTCTTTAAAAAGCTTGCATGCTTCTTCCTCAGGCAACATATTGACCACAATAATTTCAGCTCCCATAATACTACACACATCAGAGAGCCCAGATGTCAATATTACTTTTAAGCTCTTGCATTCACCTTTGACGGGAATTCCCAGAATCTAAAAATCAACTTCTTTCCAAATGTCATCCAATATAACAAGAGTTCTTTTATCACTATTGGTTagtctcttatacattctttcAGCTCTTAAACAATTAGTTTGCTCAGATATTGTCAGCCCTAACTGCTCAGCAAGTTGATTTTGGACATTCCTCATGTCTGGAGATTGAGACACCGTAGCCATGGTGATGTCATCAAACAATTTCTCAAACTTAACCTAATCGGCTATTTGGTTCACCAAAGTAGTCTTGCCTACGCCGGCCATACCACAAATCGCCACTAGGCTTGTTTTCTCCTGATTTAAAGCTTCCATCACTTCCTTCTTTGTTGACATCCTAGAAACTAAGCCTTCCTCTAAGGATGGGGTTGATACACTAAAACGCATTTTGTCTAATGGGGCAATGCTTCCAACTTTATCAAAATTCCCCTTTCCTAAAAGCTTTTCAAgaacactcattcttttcgccGCACGTCGGCCTAGCAAATAGCGTGACTTCAAATTCGGAAGCCTAACAATATTAAAGCAATTCACCTTAGCAGTCTCCATACCCTCAGAAATAGTATATGCATCTTTCTTGACATCCTCAACTCGTTTCAGCCAATCAACAACAGTTGGTTTAATTTCTTCAGCATTGTCTTTTGCTTGACGTACCAATTGTTGCATCTCAGCTTCCTTTAGCTCAAGTATTTTGATGTCATCGCTCAGAGTTTGAACGTTGCTTTTGTAGAAAATCAAGTACTGAAATTGACGCCAAATTGGATCGACACACTTCTCTACAATTGTTCCCAGAATTGAATTGACAATTTCTTGGATGGCCATTATTGCAAAATTCTGTTCAAATTTCTATTACTGTGTTATTTGAAAAATAGAGAAAAGGGATCTAATGAATTgcatgaaaaatatgaaaaaactTCAAAGATACATAATTAGGGTAATGATAATTACGAAAGAGTACAAGTACAAAGGCAGAAAAACAATGTTAGCTCATTGAAGTAAATTTAATGAAATGATTTTGGAAAAGCAAACGTAAAGGATACAAGTAACTTAGAAACCTTTCTCAccaacaaatattttttttagcatAGATTATTTTGGAATTTTCTAGAACTATTTTGGAAAATACATGAGGTACAGTTTGGTGCAAAGTTATATTACATTTTCAACTATTTGACAAAAATGTAAGTTTTCATATGTCCAACAACTGACGAAATATTATGAATATACAATCTTAGGGATAAAAATACCGCTTTACCGAGTATGTTAGCCTCCATAACGTGTGTGAACATATATGAAAGAAAACTGAAAAGGCAAGTATTAATGATGCTTATATATATTTGTACTAGTAGGAAAAGTACACCCTATGCATGtgaaaattaagaaaaagtagtttagttatttttgttaaaaccAAGGGTAGTTATTAGGctttttttggggaaaaaaagaagttatacttttttaggcaaaaaaaaaaaacagaagttACTGGAAGTGGAAGTTATTAAAAATTACTAAACTTAAGTAGTTGTCTTTAGTAAACCTTTACTTTTGTGAgggtaaaattgaaaaatcaaaagatgaCACAAAATTTTAATATCAAACCCCCACCTTATGTTttatatatagaaaaatatagGATAGAACAAATGTAAATCAAACTAAAGTTGATTGAAAGTGGATATAATTAAGTGTGTATATCTGATTAAAACTGTTCAGGGTCCTAATCATTTAAACAAGTCAAACTAGATTCGATTCTCATGTAAATATATCATTGATTCATTCATATAATTAAAAAGTATACATAATGCACATTGAAAATCAAAATCACCATCCTCTGGTACCTCCTCACCCACCCTTCCctcacaaaaggaaaaaaaaagtaaaaatatacGAGATTGaactaaaagaaacaaaacagcAGAGTTTGGAAGCCTATGACATGTGTGTACCTTAATATCCAGACAACTCTTTTTGTCTCTTATCTCTGTACCAATAATAGAATTGAATGCCTCAAAAAGAGTCTCTCCATCCTGTGAAGTACATATCAgaataattaaagaaaatgtAAATTCTCAACTCTTAGGGAAACTAAAATATTGTGAAGTTAGACACAAAATTAAAAGCtggaattaaaagaattagGGTATATGTACCTTTAAATCCATGAGAATGGCTTCATTCTCTACCACTTTAACTTTCTTAAGATTTGGTGCATCCAACTTTCTGGAACACGATTGCTTCAACTTCCTGCAGCACATTATTTTTCAAATGAGCTTCTCCAACCACATGTTAACTCCAGAAATTGCGAGCGCAATTTCTCcaaatttcctttctttactCACCCCTCAATTGTCCAATTCTTTGTTCacaactttctttttttaaaacaaaacttgaATCCTAAGCTACACTAAAAAAATTCCCAAACTGCACAAAGCCAAAATCGTTTGTAGGAATTTAGAAATTTAGTGGCCTTCTCAGttatttacaaattttaaaagaaagaaTCTCAAGAGCTTAATATGCATTAATGGCTAAAATCTTAATCAGCACTATGTTTTTCTACACCTATGGGTAAAAAATGAATTTACGAAAATGCCTATGTACCAAGCAGTCCATTGTTCCACAAAAGACTCAAATAACTCTATCAAATTATTAAAAAGTCCCCAAGGCAAGCAGTTGAAAGTTGAAGCCATGTGAATAGTAACATATGAATTCTATATATCTTTTCCTGTACTCATATCctgtgtttttaaactcggaccggaccggccggtccgacCGATTGAACCGGGAACCGGCGAGGTATCCGGTCCGAGTCTCTTTGAAAACCCGCTAGTCTAAGAATCGGTCAAACCCGGTCAAAACTCGGGTTTGACCGGGAACCGCTAGAACCGGAAAGATCCCggttttcttcttgtttctttctGATGTTACTTCATCCTTGCTTCTATGGCTGCTTCTTCCCgttttttttccatcttttgaTCATTGACCAGTTCCAAGAGAAGTGAAGTAACAACCCAGATTAAGAGAAAAAATGCATTCCCTAAATTTTCTAACTTGATTTCCTGCAACTTAGTTCTTGAAATATTTGAAATCAAataggagggaaaaaaaaagaattgagcaaagaagggaagaaaagagagatgagggaaaaaggaaaataacaaaaataaagagAGTTTTCTTGTGTATTTGATTTGTGGGGATAAAGGACAAGCGCCTGAACTGGAGTAGCACTTAGCCAAGCTTAGAACTATCAAAGGCGATTCCTCTTAGTTTTAGTACGGGCACTAGCTAAAGCTCCCAGGGAGCCAAGTCTGAAGTCCCactaagaagtcaaaagaactTGGCTTGGGGATAAAGCTGCGGATAAAGCTTTGCTCAGGAAAAGAATTCCTTCTTACTGGATCAGTAAAAGTAAAGCCAAAGACGGACGAGAAGTTAGGTAGTGTTGGGAATTCTATCAGGTCTACGTTTTTGATTGAACCTCTATGACTTCGCTAAGATGACACCTTTTACTCCATCAATCTCAGGGCTAACACAACTGAAATGGTTAAGGAAAAGGAAACCCCAGCGACCAAGCGAAAAGAGTAATAGTGAATGGGAAGGAGAAGAAGGAATCAGGATaaagtgaaaaacaaaggaaCTGGGCGGCGGCTAAGTGCTAGGTTAGGTTGTTcccaaaattttctaataatttcattttGACCCTATATTATTTTAAGAAGTATAAAATCCAcccattatatttttttaaactacAAATTTACCTATAACTTTTAAGTGCAttctttttggattaaattCTAACTCATCAAATATGTATATAAAGTTGTACACCACCAATTTAAAGGGATTTtgtatatattattttaattatatataattaatatatatttatgacgtcatccgatTCGACCCCGGTTGAacccggtcgaacccattgacccctgacccctgaacTCTACCGAGTCGATATCCGATCCGAGTCTGATAACATAGCTCATATCCTTATCCCAATGATCTTCTTATGGCATactcatcaatttttttttttttttttaaaaataaatctGATCTTTATTAACACAGAAAAGAGAAATTACAGAGACCGTGTGACTAACCTACCCTGAAACCGAACATACCCTCACGTACGGAGTTGACAACCTATCTAAATGCAAAAGAGTCCGAACTTTAACAAGGAGAGCTATTTCACTCCAGAAGCGACCATCCGCCCCTAGATCCGAGGAGGTTATGGCATACTCATCAATTAAATACATTCATAACGACGCATGTATTTGTCGGCCAGTATTATATTGAGGATTGGTATACAAATAATTGtgagttattattattattattattattattattattattattattattattattattattattattattattattaatttattattattattattattattaatttattattattattattattattattattattattattattattattattattattattattattattattattattattattattatcattatcattattatcAGCCTCCGAATGAGCTTCTCATGGCATACGTGTTTTAACGACACATGTACCTGTTGGTTATTAATGTATGATGGATCAATGTGGGTATCCTTATGTTTTATTATCACTGGCATCAATTGGTTGAAGTAGCATAATATCCGTTTAATTTTGTTAAATAAGTGGTGACTGCAGTTAAGTAAATAATcattagttaaaaaaaattagtactTTGTAGTTATAATGTTTATGTCTTACCACCATCATAACAAAACTTATTAGTTTTATAGCTAAAGTTAATATTTAATTGGAAAACTTACCATTTAATCCTGGTGCTAGAAGAGGGCCATAGCtgttttttcttgttcttataCTTCTACTTAAAAAATGCATGGATATTATGACAaattatgcaaaaatatgaTTATGATTTGTGCTTACATGCCCAcgcaaaaacaaaagaaaaaaacataTTTAAGTGCTGAGCCGAAAGAGAAATTGAAAATGATAAACACATACCTCTTTTTGTTGGATTGATTGAAAAACCACGGTGATAATTCCAACAAACAATTGCTGAGAGATATAAATGAAGTCATGAATAGGTAAAATGAGGGATAAAAAATTCATAGGTGAGAAAGTTGAGAAACTGCAATCAACATCAAGGCAAATTTATAGAGGATAGGTATGATACCTTGCTAATGCACCTGGACATGGAAATCCCATTTTTTATTAGTAGTTATTACACTATTCCTTACAATGGTAACCAtaacttttattctttttcccaTAAATTTTGCTATTCTAATGGAGATAATTTATAAACTTACACGAGCAATATTATGGGGACAAGTCAAGAATCAAAGCctgaaaaaacaaaattcaagacAATTATGTTAAAGATTGCTTCTGCATCCCAGAATTCATGGTCCTTCCAAGTGTTGGTGTTGTCCGTACGAGTTGGTTGAAACGTTTGAGCATGTTTTCTTAATGGGCCAGGTTGCCAAGGAGGTTTGGGCATACTTCGGAGGGCTGTGTGGCATTAGCTTAGGCTCATCTGTTCGAGCTCATCTAGCCTCTTGGTGGTTGTCCTCCCCTGCTTCGGAGAGGCAGAAGGTCATATATTATACTCTTCCAAGCCTTATATGTTGGCATATTTGGAAAGCTCGGAATAAAGCAATCTTCGAAGCAATTATACCGCACACTACTTCTATCTGTCAGGCAATCTTTTTGGAGACTAAACTGCTAATTGAAGGCCATTTTAAAGAGAATATTAGATGTCAGTCATTTACGCAGTTATATGACTGGTCCCATCAAACAAAACGGAAGTTTGGCTTCAAACTCGTTCAATGGAAACCAGGAGAGGGGGAGGATTATTTCACTTTGAATACTGATGGATGTTCCAAAGGTAATCCTGGGACTTCTAGTGGAGGCGGAGTTATACGGGACGCGGTAGGGCGCCCCTTGGTAGGTTTCTCAGCTTTCTTCGGCGAGGCATCCAGTATCCAGGCTAAGGCATTGGCTCTCTTGATAGGAC is part of the Coffea eugenioides isolate CCC68of chromosome 6, Ceug_1.0, whole genome shotgun sequence genome and encodes:
- the LOC113773954 gene encoding disease resistance protein At4g27190-like; protein product: MAIQEIVNSILGTIVEKCVDPIWRQFQYLIFYKSNVQTLSDDIKILELKEAEMQQLVRQAKDNAEEIKPTVVDWLKRVEDVKKDAYTISEGMETAKVNCFNIVRLPNLKSRYLLGRRAAKRMSVLEKLLGKGNFDKVGSIAPLDKMRFSVSTPSLEEGLVSRMSTKKEVMEALNQEKTSLVAICDMRNVQNQLAEQLGLTISEQTNCLRAERIIMGAEIIVVNMLPEEEACKLFKEKVEGECKGLPLAIVVVARALRSNHTLESWNRALRQLRKDRMGNLKGVQDLVFSRIELSYNHLETAEAKYLLLLCSLFPEDHSIPIEDLVRYGQGLQLFQDTETLRDARDKVDMLVDELESSYLLLNDGEKEDYVKLHDVVREVCLSIASKAEHEFLVSNAGVGEKNSYTAISLISQDSNHNLLPFCKVYPRLMLLRLVFQFDWPFELGKLDLPKDSFLGMQALKVMDLNFFHIEFAVSWPSQMLRSLRTLCLDSCYLGAGMSSMLGQMMQLETLSLFASEIQDDRFPAKITWPSNLKLLDLRVENSLHPLPVGILSSLKKLEELYLGFHCQLQLGRDKEEERGCLKEISSISNLTCLQIDLCDLNLLLLLLQEFDTQKLSRFHIIVGKYGRKSLDLSRNYQFQNSFELYFSHDEPLDDLSSAEALKQMFDPKVTSIIKRAENLTLDLSGSSCLRNIVPHLGGNGFIYLKKLDLIKGQYECLIDSAANPIARHVFENLVSMKLRDLKLNKIWYGFLPPWCFSQLQEVELNYVSALEFLWKGPIEPPSFCNLKSIEVSLPGLKILEINSPGDGPELLIGGKMASKSLDNLKSMHLYHGDSIRCIAKADTVSLLQNLQTLERWWGNMEFLIDFEGLKVPNMLSKMGLEILPKLESLNLFACPRLTHIWRNFPKGVRIFQSLRSIRVDYCPLNYLFHPPSVATMLISLEELKVRRCSKMCGVIGEEDEEVSQEDNAQQHDARKHGEIAQERISKEFVFLKLNSLWLEDLENLRSFGGSHWEDYEFKFPLLSKLFIMSCPKLKKLCSGNLDASLLKEVQTTPRAIENFEAPVDLKIKLMLFNPVFLVVLHILVVVYIFL